The genomic interval TGTTGAGCAGCTCATGGAGGAAGGATTAGTTAAAGATCTTGCCGATATTTTCTATTTGAAAAAAACGGACTTTGTGCCCCTTGAGAGATTTGCGGAGAAATCCGCCTCTAACTTAGAAGATGAGATTGAAAAGAGTAAGAAGGTCTCTTTTGAGCGCTTTATTAATTCACTTAGTATAAGGCATGTTGGCGAGCGCATGGCGCAAGTGTTGGCCGAAAATTTTTCCAGCATAGATGACCTTATGAACGCTTCAGAAGAGGCTCTTGTAAATATACATACGGTTGGTGATGAGATTGCAAAAAGTATAGTGCACTTTTTCGAGCAAAAAGCTAATACAGAGCTTGTTTCTAAACTTTTGAACTCGGGCATTGAGATAGTTCATGCGGAAAAAACATTGGTCAGTGACAAATTTGCAGGACAAAGTTTTGTGTTTACTGGGGCGCTTCAGAATATGACCAGAGATGAGGCAAGTGAACTCGTAAAGAATAACGGAGGGCGACCAACATCATCAGTGACTAAGAAAACTAGCTATGTTGTTGTAGGTGAAGACCCCGGATCTAAGTATGATAAAGCCCAGTCACTTGGAATAGAAATTCTAACGGAAGAAGAGTTTCAGAATTTAGTCAATTCGGATTAGGTCCGGAAAAGCTAAACTATTGTGTGCGCTGCCTTATTATCTCATACATCAAAATCCCAGCCGCAACTGACGCGTTGAGAGAAGAGACTTTGCCGCTTTGAGGAATTTTGACCAGAAAATCGCACTCACCCTTAATTTTATGGGTAAGCCCCCTACCCTCGTTTCCGATTACCAATGCTACATCTAAATTTGCCAAATCTTCATCATCCACATGCTTAGAAGATGATGAATCAGCGCCGACTATCCATACGCCTTTTTTCTTAAGATCTCTTATAACTGTTCCCAAGTTGACCACCCTTGAGATGGGAAGATGGCTGACTGCGCCAGCTGAAGCTTTTACAACCGCGGGTGTAACAGATGCAGATCTATCCTTTGGGATCACTACTCCATGAGCGCCGAGAACATCAGCGGTCCTTATAATAGCGCCAAGGTTTTGGGGGT from Thermodesulfobacteriota bacterium carries:
- the rlmB gene encoding 23S rRNA (guanosine(2251)-2'-O)-methyltransferase RlmB, which codes for MIIYGKNPVLELLSNPSSQIEEIFYSGDDRKGSSADILKSAKQRGVKTTNLSKEELSNLCDSTSHQGIAAKVKDFKYADLTGIISSTEDSSEPLLIVILDHLEDPQNLGAIIRTADVLGAHGVVIPKDRSASVTPAVVKASAGAVSHLPISRVVNLGTVIRDLKKKGVWIVGADSSSSKHVDDEDLANLDVALVIGNEGRGLTHKIKGECDFLVKIPQSGKVSSLNASVAAGILMYEIIRQRTQ